The Micropterus dolomieu isolate WLL.071019.BEF.003 ecotype Adirondacks linkage group LG14, ASM2129224v1, whole genome shotgun sequence DNA segment ACATGTTTTCACAAAGTGTATGTTGGGCCTCAATTGAAGTTAAACAGGACAGTCCTCCTTAAATACTGCAATCCCTGCctgtatgttttaaaaagattatattattattatattacatttgtgACCTGTTTTACAAAGTAACACTTAAATACCCACCTGGGTCATCTTTGCCAGGTCCAAAGAAGgcctctgtttttgtgtgtcagcTGGTCTTCTGCGCTTCACACCAATCTTCTTGTCATTGAGGACACACGGCTGTGAGTGACTACGGGCGAGGCCCCCCGGTCCACCACGGCGCTCCAGCTCTGGAGTAGAGTCAGGGGAGCTGGTTGGTGAGGGTCCACGAGGCTCAGGGAGGCAGATCTGTTCATCTGAGAGGTAGAGGGGCTGCACCAAGGGTTCGGAAGACAGGGGCATGGAGGAGGAGGGCGCCAGGCCGGTGAAGACAGAGGGGCAGGGGAGATATTGGGTGAAACAGGGCAGCTCCACAGTGTTGGACCGGGCGGGCAGGCTGAAGCTGGAGCTACGTTGCATGACGGGGAAGCCGAGCTGCACGTTCACAACACCACCACGCTGGACACTGCCTCCGCTGTGGCACCTCCTCTTCTCCACTGTTGTCCAAACACGAGAGCCCTGAGGGCGCCAGGTGGAGCGGCAACCACCAAGCTCATCTGAGCAAGACAGGGACCGGCACTGCCGCTTGCTGGGGGGTGCGGTGGAGTGCGAGGACACAGCCTCTGTCAGGCTGAGGTCTTGCAACAAGCTGGTGATTGTGCTTGAGGTGGAGCCAACATCCCA contains these protein-coding regions:
- the fam53b gene encoding protein FAM53B — its product is MCVAMVIIYKKTLEKKGADDVASKSTDLGTFQAQTMSQGTALFSCGFMETSRWHELGHSCAIQQRPVGTSLESLWDVLPEVHKTSAHWGWDVGSTSSTITSLLQDLSLTEAVSSHSTAPPSKRQCRSLSCSDELGGCRSTWRPQGSRVWTTVEKRRCHSGGSVQRGGVVNVQLGFPVMQRSSSFSLPARSNTVELPCFTQYLPCPSVFTGLAPSSSMPLSSEPLVQPLYLSDEQICLPEPRGPSPTSSPDSTPELERRGGPGGLARSHSQPCVLNDKKIGVKRRRPADTQKQRPSLDLAKMTQKLRNFHSLSCPGIIGEDSCESSQALPTLRSTAQCNTDDSSANVHGLEYVQPQTKEGEITRNVSSDPTIEEVDWNSADYGDVTPGTTNGKDSEPLWAGLCSMRKDVYQLGGELDIEQIERN